The Acidianus manzaensis genome has a window encoding:
- a CDS encoding nucleoside hydrolase — protein sequence MEKRYAIIDSDTASDDTIAIYLASKFFKLVGITIVAGNVKFENQIRNALFTVEYFNLGIPVFVGTNRPIMGKWKTVEEVHGNNGIGDWNIPEPNLKPSTEHAIDAIIRLSKEYEGELEILAVSPLTNLALAYLKDHNIVKRIKKVWIMGGAFSRGNTTQIAEYNFWVDPEAAEIVLNAGFDITIVPWEVTEEYAEINDDIWKKIESIKNKASTFFINVNKTLREYSKKYEGHGSIHTDSLTVTLAYDPSMILEEKEFNVTVETCSTARGAMLVDWYNITKTTNAKIVLKVDKQKFINYLLSNLEHSA from the coding sequence ATGGAAAAAAGATATGCTATAATTGATTCGGATACTGCAAGTGATGATACAATAGCAATTTATCTTGCATCTAAATTCTTTAAGTTAGTAGGAATAACCATAGTTGCCGGAAACGTGAAATTTGAAAATCAAATAAGAAATGCACTATTTACTGTAGAATATTTTAATTTAGGAATACCAGTTTTTGTGGGAACAAATAGGCCAATAATGGGAAAGTGGAAAACAGTAGAAGAAGTACACGGAAATAACGGAATAGGAGATTGGAACATACCAGAGCCTAACTTAAAACCTAGTACAGAACATGCTATAGATGCAATAATAAGACTTTCAAAGGAATATGAAGGAGAATTAGAAATACTAGCTGTATCTCCACTAACTAATTTGGCATTAGCTTATCTAAAAGATCATAATATTGTAAAAAGAATCAAAAAAGTCTGGATTATGGGAGGGGCATTTAGTAGGGGTAATACTACACAAATAGCAGAATACAATTTTTGGGTTGATCCAGAAGCAGCAGAAATCGTACTAAATGCTGGATTTGATATTACAATAGTTCCATGGGAAGTTACAGAAGAATATGCTGAAATAAATGATGATATATGGAAAAAAATAGAATCAATAAAAAATAAAGCTTCCACTTTTTTCATTAATGTAAATAAAACCTTACGCGAATATTCGAAAAAGTATGAAGGACATGGAAGTATTCATACAGACTCTCTAACAGTTACTTTAGCTTATGATCCTTCAATGATATTAGAAGAAAAGGAGTTTAATGTCACAGTAGAAACTTGTTCTACAGCTAGAGGCGCAATGTTAGTAGATTGGTATAATATTACAAAAACTACTAATGCTAAAATAGTTTTGAAAGTAGATAAACAGAAATTTATTAATTATTTACTTTCTAATTTAGAGCATTCTGCATAA
- a CDS encoding archaea-specific SMC-related protein yields the protein MKVSVYNIGGIITPLDYQVDKGVNIYKAPNAYGKTSLAKAMISLLTSAIRPDDLLNVFADEGYIELEYEGRSYYRRIRRIKNKIIENSKLLMDDDRALLLSYFSPENKLLTQIMSGDENVEWFISATSKVQEIKSKKNEMDIKLQQLKSELEDLNSKYKEAIDLQNKIKLIENDIERLEKEKESDKVLNRTSHTINLTRENKMTELRDKIEVKKRELNELQNRLNKLEQDIAQKQSMVSPEIRKSYEDQLNDIIKQLQTKSSLRNEKEIEIRLLERVLDEIKDSEKKQLSTCYVCGSHVDPSAWKLRADIITKELKEKTNAFENIKKETDELLSKKAEIERRLKDLDSLQNEINRLMLNKNDLQNKIETVKSQIDDLERQRREMEERFNRSNDVIRVVDINDYTTKRLEELNKKKEELEYELYQTGVPSQILEKISEKKKELEELQKIIDDLDKEYIRRLTVAREEFVSIANSLMKELEFDIRAEIDENYKLIVKRHDAMLELKKLSSSERTSLALILVITALKSYFKTPFFIVDESFMTFDQKRFEKIVKYLKGITDYIIITKSDENLEVVREPMESLVSS from the coding sequence ATGAAGGTATCAGTATATAATATAGGCGGTATTATTACTCCTTTAGATTATCAAGTAGATAAAGGAGTCAATATATATAAAGCACCTAATGCATACGGAAAGACATCACTAGCTAAAGCTATGATATCGTTGCTAACATCAGCTATAAGACCTGATGATCTTTTAAATGTTTTTGCTGATGAAGGATATATAGAGTTAGAATATGAAGGTAGGTCATATTATAGAAGAATTAGAAGAATTAAAAACAAGATAATAGAAAATTCTAAGCTATTAATGGACGATGATAGAGCATTATTACTATCATATTTCTCTCCTGAAAATAAATTATTAACGCAGATAATGTCTGGAGACGAAAATGTAGAATGGTTCATATCTGCTACATCTAAAGTTCAAGAAATAAAATCGAAAAAGAATGAGATGGATATTAAATTGCAACAACTTAAATCTGAATTAGAGGATCTAAATAGTAAATATAAAGAAGCTATAGATCTTCAAAATAAGATTAAGTTAATAGAAAATGATATAGAAAGACTTGAAAAAGAAAAAGAGAGTGATAAAGTACTAAATAGAACTTCTCATACTATTAATCTTACTAGAGAGAATAAAATGACAGAATTAAGAGACAAAATAGAAGTTAAAAAGAGAGAATTAAACGAATTACAGAATAGATTAAACAAGTTAGAACAAGATATAGCACAAAAACAGTCAATGGTTTCACCTGAAATAAGAAAATCTTATGAAGATCAGCTAAACGACATTATTAAACAGCTTCAGACAAAATCTTCTTTAAGGAATGAAAAAGAAATAGAAATAAGATTATTAGAAAGAGTTTTAGATGAGATAAAAGATTCTGAAAAGAAACAGTTATCTACATGTTATGTATGCGGAAGCCATGTTGATCCATCAGCATGGAAACTTAGAGCTGATATAATAACTAAAGAATTAAAAGAAAAAACAAATGCATTTGAAAATATAAAGAAAGAAACAGACGAATTGCTTAGCAAAAAAGCAGAAATAGAAAGAAGACTAAAGGATTTAGATTCACTACAAAATGAAATAAATAGATTGATGCTAAATAAAAACGATCTTCAAAATAAAATAGAAACTGTTAAGTCACAAATAGATGATCTAGAAAGGCAAAGAAGAGAAATGGAAGAGAGGTTTAATAGAAGTAATGATGTAATAAGAGTAGTAGACATAAATGATTATACAACAAAGAGATTAGAAGAATTAAATAAAAAGAAAGAAGAGTTAGAGTATGAGTTATACCAGACTGGAGTTCCATCTCAAATACTAGAAAAGATATCTGAAAAGAAGAAAGAATTGGAAGAATTACAGAAAATTATAGATGATCTAGATAAAGAATATATAAGAAGATTAACTGTAGCTAGAGAAGAGTTCGTTAGCATAGCAAATTCTTTAATGAAGGAACTAGAGTTTGATATCAGAGCAGAAATAGACGAGAATTATAAGCTTATAGTAAAAAGGCACGATGCTATGTTAGAACTAAAGAAACTATCGTCTTCTGAGAGAACATCGTTAGCATTAATTCTGGTTATCACTGCATTAAAATCATATTTCAAAACGCCATTCTTCATAGTTGATGAGTCATTTATGACATTTGATCAGAAAAGATTTGAAAAAATAGTAAAATATCTAAAAGGAATAACTGATTACATCATAATAACAAAGAGCGATGAAAACTTAGAAGTAGTTAGGGAGCCCATGGAATCTCTAGTCTCTTCATAA
- a CDS encoding CBS domain-containing protein has product MSYKVSQIATKKVLVTKPSEKIIDAAKLMKENNLGSLVIVDSQYKLIGIITERDIVKAAANNDLESEIEKYMTKEVKGVLVDTPVTDALNIMLENGFRHLPIITKDGKLYGIVSIRDLSRAILDVHYMQFGKSADEVKGTGIVCPVCGMEIDEYGYCGCGTGSG; this is encoded by the coding sequence ATGAGCTATAAGGTTTCTCAAATAGCAACAAAAAAAGTTCTAGTTACTAAGCCATCAGAGAAAATAATAGATGCAGCAAAACTAATGAAAGAAAACAATTTAGGCTCGCTTGTAATAGTAGATAGCCAATATAAGTTAATAGGAATAATTACAGAAAGAGATATAGTTAAAGCAGCTGCTAATAATGATCTAGAAAGTGAAATAGAAAAATATATGACAAAAGAAGTTAAAGGAGTATTAGTAGACACACCTGTAACTGATGCATTGAACATTATGCTGGAAAATGGTTTTAGACACTTACCTATCATAACAAAGGATGGCAAATTATATGGTATTGTCTCAATAAGAGACTTGTCTAGAGCAATATTAGATGTACACTATATGCAATTTGGAAAAAGTGCAGATGAAGTAAAAGGTACAGGCATAGTATGTCCAGTCTGCGGTATGGAGATTGATGAGTACGGATATTGTGGATGCGGTACAGGTTCGGGTTAA
- a CDS encoding 2,3-diphosphoglycerate-dependent phosphoglycerate mutase, with protein sequence MVLILFIRHGFAISNQQKILSHDNNVFPLTEEGEKQAKSVAKELKNLNISKIYTSPVLRAYQTARIIGNELGLIPIVDDRLRERYLGELNNKKFDPNDHWKLKMIKGQIEIKGLENWISMQKRMIEFVNSVKDDKDVIVAVSHYDPIRALIGYILDLDDISAFGISLHNASITTIEADESGKMKIYSIGSPVISQNLLNRLNRYFITINK encoded by the coding sequence ATGGTTTTAATACTTTTTATACGACATGGATTTGCAATTTCAAATCAGCAAAAAATATTATCGCATGATAATAACGTGTTTCCTCTTACAGAAGAAGGTGAAAAACAAGCTAAATCGGTTGCTAAAGAATTAAAAAATTTAAATATATCAAAAATATATACAAGTCCAGTTCTTAGAGCATATCAAACTGCAAGAATAATAGGTAATGAACTAGGACTTATACCTATAGTTGACGATAGATTAAGAGAAAGATATCTGGGAGAGTTAAACAATAAAAAATTTGATCCAAACGATCATTGGAAACTGAAAATGATAAAAGGTCAGATAGAAATAAAAGGATTAGAAAATTGGATTTCAATGCAAAAAAGAATGATTGAGTTTGTGAATTCTGTAAAAGATGATAAAGATGTAATAGTTGCAGTTAGTCATTATGATCCTATTAGAGCATTAATAGGTTATATCTTAGATCTAGACGATATTTCGGCTTTTGGAATATCTTTGCATAATGCTAGTATAACTACTATAGAAGCTGATGAGTCTGGAAAAATGAAAATATATAGTATTGGTTCTCCTGTTATTTCTCAAAATCTATTAAATAGACTTAATAGATATTTTATTACTATTAACAAATGA
- a CDS encoding D-aminoacyl-tRNA deacylase yields the protein MDIKVIISNQDEVGKTVKKLGYKFEDINEDVIDFKYNSGDAIVVICRHESSAKMPSLTVHHPGNPGKETMGGDPFTLGIAFPRLITSIYREIIKIPINIDKTFEATHHGPTSLKIPVVFAEVGSDKSFWSNENLVRNLVEAVLKGIENINSTNCENVIAGIGGPHYEHRISKFALASCISHIISKHYISEINSNIIDQILEKSIDKPDTILFDSINKKTREKILSFVNSNKISIKSI from the coding sequence ATGGACATAAAGGTTATAATATCTAATCAAGACGAAGTAGGAAAGACAGTGAAAAAATTAGGATATAAGTTTGAAGATATTAATGAAGATGTAATAGATTTTAAATATAATTCTGGAGATGCAATAGTAGTAATCTGTAGACATGAAAGTTCAGCTAAAATGCCATCGCTAACTGTACATCATCCAGGTAATCCTGGAAAAGAGACAATGGGTGGAGATCCTTTCACTCTAGGTATAGCATTTCCAAGACTGATAACTTCCATATATAGAGAGATAATAAAAATACCAATTAATATAGACAAAACTTTTGAGGCTACACATCACGGCCCTACATCACTTAAAATACCTGTTGTTTTTGCTGAAGTAGGCAGTGATAAAAGTTTTTGGAGTAATGAAAATTTAGTAAGAAACTTAGTTGAAGCCGTTTTAAAAGGGATAGAAAATATAAATAGTACTAATTGTGAAAATGTTATTGCAGGAATAGGAGGACCTCATTATGAGCATAGAATATCTAAATTTGCTTTAGCTTCATGTATTTCACATATAATTTCTAAACATTATATTTCTGAAATAAACTCGAACATCATAGATCAGATTTTAGAAAAAAGTATTGACAAACCAGATACTATACTTTTCGATAGTATCAACAAGAAGACTAGAGAAAAAATTTTGTCATTTGTTAATAGTAATAAAATATCTATTAAGTCTATTTAA